In the Triticum aestivum cultivar Chinese Spring chromosome 2B, IWGSC CS RefSeq v2.1, whole genome shotgun sequence genome, CAATCTTCTAGGTTGTATTGATCATAAGAAATTGTTACAGGGATACAAATGAGATCATGATATTGACCCCACTAAATATGACGACGATGAGTTAACGATAAAGAGAACCTAGCGAAAGTTAACCCACCATCATAAACATTATTACAAATTGGCGAGCCTCAAATTTTCATCGGAAAATTATACGGCGTCGCTACTAGGTGAAGTTGGTTCCTCCTTCTTAGTGTTGCACCGACGGTCATgtccatgtcaagctcatccggaaGCATTCCGGCTGGGAGGCTCCAATCGAAGAAGTACAGAAGCCGAGCCAAGATGAGCTCCAGGGTGGCCAACCCAAAAGTACTGCCAGGGCACATCCTCCGCCCGCTCCCGAACGGCAAGTACTCGAATTGTGTACCATTGTAATCCACGGTAATGTCCTCAAACCTCTCTGGCTTGAACTGGTCCGCATCATGCCAATACTCGGGGTTCCTCGCTATCCCCCACGCATTGACCATGACCCTGGAGCCCTCCACGATCTCAAACCCACTGACGATGCAAGTCTCTCGACAGACACGGGGGAGCAGGAGTGGTGCCGCCGGGTGCAGCCTCAGACCCTCCTTGATCACCATCTTCATGTAGCGCAGTTTTTCCATGTGGACCTCATGGTCTTCTGGACTCTTGTTGTCCAATGTTTGTCGCACCTCCGCCTGAGCCTTCACCATTACCTCCGGGTTCCTCATGAGCTCCGACATGATCCACTCCAGGATTGACGACGTCGTCTCTGTCCCTGCTGTGAACAAGTCCTATAGCAAATTTATAGTGTGGGATTAATCCGACTACAATAGTATAACTTTCTTTATAGGAAGGAAGATTACCCCCTGCTTTCTTTCGAAGATGAAAATTTTATAATCCTATTTTCTCCTATACTATGTATGTTTCTCGTAAATGTAAATAAACCCCTCCCCTTAATTTCAACTTAACCACCTTCACGTAAAAAGATCATTTAGCATCACCCCTTCCCCTGATTTCCTCCATCCGTGAAATAATAATTCTGTAACATGCACAGGGTCGTTTGTTAAGGGTGTGTCTAGggtacatctagatgtgctctagttattgcacattcAAGTGggtgaatcaagcataaagaggaaaagaaaaaaataaaaataaaatatccacacgaatctcaatgtaagatcaatgacataggacttagatgtgcaatacttatgacaCATCTAAATGTGATTTAGTTAAAATAATTTGTTAACGGTGGTCCTAAGTCCTAATTCTTTCAAAAACTATTCAGAGAGCAGACGACCTTGGAGCACTTACCACTGTTATTGCCTTGATGTTTGTGATGCCGATGGGGAACTCAAGCTGCCCCTCATCCTTGATCCTAAGCATGACGCTCAGAAGCTCATCGTCTCCGGTATTTTTCTCCGCTCGCCGCGCCTCGCAGATGGCGATGATCTTGTCAAAGATGGCGTCGAACTGCCGGCGCGCTCCCCAGAGCGAGCGTCTCAGCCCAGTGACCACGTCCACAAACCACAGCGAAGGGAAGAGGTCCCCGACGCAGAATCCCCCAGTTAATGTGAGCAGCACATTCATCGCAGCCAAAAACTGCTCTTGGAGCTCGGCGTCGCAGCCGTCGCCAAACGTTGCCCTTGCGGTGATCGTGTTCGTGCACGACACGAGCAGCTTCCTCATATTGACGGGCTGGCCGCctccacgggcggcggcggcgcggacatcCCTAACGAGGGACATGGTCTCGCTGTCCCTGATGGGCGCGAACTGTCTCACCTTTCGCGCGCTCAGGAGCTCCACCATGCAGAGCTTGCGCAGCGTCCTCCAGTACGCGCCGTATGGCGCGAAGGCTATGTCGGCGCTCCCGTAGCCCACGATCTCCGCGGCCAGAATTGTCGGCCTTGACGCGAAGTTGAGGGAGCTATCCCGGAGCACCTCCTGTGCGACCGCCGGCGAGGAGATCACCACGGCGTCCACCTGGCCCAACCGCAGGTACATCACCGGGCCGTGCTTCTTGGCCAGGTCCCGGAGAGCGACCTGCGGCGTCGCTGTCCGGAGGTGGAGGAGGTTTCCGATGAAGGGGAGACAGCGTGGGCCGGGAGGCTTCCTCCCCTTGGAACTTGCTGTCTTTTTGCGGCTAAGCAAAGCCACGAGAATCATCAGTGAGACGAAGGATAGGAAGAGGAGGGTCGCTGCGCTTAGCTCCATGAGGGATGGCTTGATCAAACTTGAAGCTTTGCTTGGGAAGTTGGGATGAAGAGCTACTAGCAGGAAGtgccttttatagggaaagggagtGGAAAGATTTGGTTACCACTCGTTGTCTATTCTTCTCGGTATACGGCAGGTTTGCACCGGTTGACCAAGTCATCAGGCGCTTTTCACAGAAGAGTAATGGGTCACTAGTCCATGAACATCCGGAGAACGGGTTAAATAATAAAGAACACAATGAAAAGGACGGGAAGGTACAAAGCGCATACGGAACAGTGCCATAGAAAAATGATTGTACGAAATAATAGTACCTGAAATGTACATTTATATTGTGTGGTATCACTATTAGAAAATAGAGCTATATTACCGGTTCGTAgagacctttagtgccggttgctgCAACCGGCATTAAAGTatggggactaaaggtcctcctttAGTCCCACGTAGCGCCACCTCTAGTTGGGTtaggatgcaggcccgtacggccccaTAGGGCCCACAGgacagaagacttgcaataggccaacaaaggcctgcttagagaggagctcgacacggtagccgcgtCGGGGCTTATAAATCGGTGCGAGCTCCTCttaactagcaaggtgggactaaacattgtgcactgcgggtggcagcgcatccttttagtatcggttggtggcacgaacccgtACTAAAGAGGGGTTTTTAGtatggttggagccaccaacccgtactaaaggtcatcacctctttagtaccggttcgtgcgagCGCCGctcgcctagccgttggaaccggcactaacggacacattagtgccggctcaaatacaagccgggactaatgagctgcacATTAGACTTTTTTTATTAGTGTATAAACAGGGTTCCAAAGTTTCATCTATTTTCAGGCTTTTTTTCCCGAAACAAATTTCTACATCAACATGGAGAAAGTTATACAGGGCTGCGTGGACGCGTACCCCGCACCTGAGTGCCCTTGAGAATTTCTCACTTACCGCCTCTCATACATCAGCGTAGAGTAACCAGAGTAGAAAATTGGACTTGCACACGAATGGACCACGTGCGATTCACCCTGGTGGCGCCGGCCGCCACACAGGAGCCGGCCGGGACAAGTTCCCACCTTTTAAGGATCTCCCCCTAGCGACATCGCCAATATACTGCTAGTGTGTACTTCCTCCATTCTAAAATAGATAACTCAACTTTGTATACATTCCACCCCTAAAATATTATGCTTCATGGACCCGGTACGTGCATCGCTGCCAGCTAATCTCGATTCGGTCATGGTCGCGACCCGGTACGTGCAACTAAGAGGAGATGGAAGCACGTCTGCATGGTGATGTAGAAGGAGGAGGTACCATATGGACGGAGGAGGTACGTACCAGGCCTGTGCAGCTTGTCGCAATGTCACGAGGTCGATGTGCATAGCATTATCGACGATCTTACTTAATTTGTTGGAGAACATCTGTTTGCGGGAGATTGTTGGAGAACACTCACATGGCGACATGCATGCAGTCCAAAACACAACACGACATGCTTTGCTGTTTGTCTGCATTGACCCAGCAATATACATACGGTCTACCGTTCGAAAGTAAAAAATATACATATAGTCTATCCAGGAGCATCTACAGCCGGTCACCTCAAACTCCCCTCAAACATCTAGACGGACGCCCGGTCACTGTCAAGAAAAGCCTGACTCAGACGGatgcctcaaacgggcctcaaacgacCGGGCTGACCGACactcctcatatccagcccaaatataggaGATGACTAGCCGTGTCCACCACATCGGACCCAACAGGCCTACCCTACcataaattgcaccaaatccatcaaaccctcccccctcctcccgcctccctccacccttccttcGTGTCTGAGCccttgccgtccgccatccttgctcCCCGTATTCGTTGCCGGTCCCGATCCGTCTCCCTAGATGACCTCCAACCCGTCCTCGACCGCCGGGGCCGAGGCTGCGTCCACCTCATCCCATCGACGTCCCGTCCTCGGCTTCGTCATGCAGGCCGGAGAACATCACGACGACGGAGGATAGCGAGAGAGGGATGCGGATGCAGACATCGATGAGCagctgcacccccccccccggtcgcCGCCTTACCGGGACTCCGCTCCCCGTCCATCCAAACCCCAACAAGGATCACGCCGTCGGTCCAAGTTGGGACAGAGGAGGATCCTGCGGCCGACTGGGGCATTCCGGGGAGCTTTTCGCCCACACAGACGCAGCTGATGGACGTCTGTCACTCGCCATAGCTCGTTCGGCTGTAGACAAGCACGGGCGGTTCCCAGGCTACCCATGACTTATTCGACGGAATGACACAACAAGACTTGGTAGCTTCTTGTTGCTCCTGTCCAATCAACTTTGCATAATCAAGATCCGGCCCAAATGCACTATGAGTTGGGGAATCCAACCTGCCCTTCACATGAAGTTGAGACAACATCAAATCCCAATCCAAGCAACAAGAAAAAGAAGCCAAGGACGACAATGGCAAGAGGTTCGACATTCTCAAgttttatcgaaaaaggctttcgccccgctttatatataaagaacAGATCACCAGTAACTCAGTACAACACCCGCCACCAagacacacgcacacacccaaggcaggatgCATAGGCGTTGAGCGCAGCAAAACCacccctagcactacaagagcCACTGGGGGCCTCAACCGTGAACACTCCACCGCGAAGAGAAGAAGCTATATGCGACGcaccgtgggctccaaggcggtgcctacaggaaggttacgacaccgaagcgccgccaccgcccgacccaAGGATCAGAGTTTTCCCCGGAGCAACACGACGGGTAGTGAGAGTCgcagcgacgccttcaagaagggaacgagcatCGCCGTCGCCGATCAATCCGAAGATAGAATGGGTTTTCACCCCGACCAATATTCACCGCCACCCAACGCCACACTAtggctaccacgccgcccacacggccatggccaccagGCAGCACCAAGTCACGGGCTTTGCCCAGGAGCACCGcgacaccaccaccagggccgccgccccagcatccagGACCTTGACGCCACCTCACCCGCCATCCACcactattgttggaaatatgccctagaggcaataataaaatgattattattatatttccttgttcatgataattgtctattgttcatgctataattgtattaaccgaaaacagtgatacatgtgtgaatacatagaccacagcatgtccctagtgagcctctagttgactagctcgttgatcaacggatagtcatggtttcctgactatggacattggatgccattgataacgggatcacatcattaggagaatgatgtgatggacaagacccaatcctaagcatagcacaagatcgtgtagttcgtttgctaaagcttttctaatgtcaagtatcagtttcttagaccatgagat is a window encoding:
- the LOC123041873 gene encoding cytochrome P450 99A2-like is translated as MELSAATLLFLSFVSLMILVALLSRKKTASSKGRKPPGPRCLPFIGNLLHLRTATPQVALRDLAKKHGPVMYLRLGQVDAVVISSPAVAQEVLRDSSLNFASRPTILAAEIVGYGSADIAFAPYGAYWRTLRKLCMVELLSARKVRQFAPIRDSETMSLVRDVRAAAARGGGQPVNMRKLLVSCTNTITARATFGDGCDAELQEQFLAAMNVLLTLTGGFCVGDLFPSLWFVDVVTGLRRSLWGARRQFDAIFDKIIAICEARRAEKNTGDDELLSVMLRIKDEGQLEFPIGITNIKAITVDLFTAGTETTSSILEWIMSELMRNPEVMVKAQAEVRQTLDNKSPEDHEVHMEKLRYMKMVIKEGLRLHPAAPLLLPRVCRETCIVSGFEIVEGSRVMVNAWGIARNPEYWHDADQFKPERFEDITVDYNGTQFEYLPFGSGRRMCPGSTFGLATLELILARLLYFFDWSLPAGMLPDELDMDMTVGATLRRRNQLHLVATPYNFPMKI